A region of Saccharococcus thermophilus DNA encodes the following proteins:
- a CDS encoding glycosyltransferase family 2 protein — protein MTTLALVMIVKNEERHLSRCLQSVKDIVDEMVIVDTGSTDRTKEIAYAFGAKVFDFEWMNDFSAARNYALEKSTSDWNLVLDADEYIINDCGSIIRNFIEKNDKVIGRIKRMDEFIQDGEKRYAQSYLSRLLPKGVKYTGRIHEQVESDLPRENLDIEVYHDGYVYTDKTDRNLKLLLLELERDPLNDYVLYQVGKQYKLQQQLQQAELYFEKSYHLVPLKSWYRHSLIIDYLYTIIGNKSFEKGLKLIETERDRFADSPDFHFACGLFYMDLIFSNVNKYVHLFPLIEKSFLRCLEIGDTDKYDSVKGTGSFLASYNLGVFHEVLGNTDKAISFYQQAANEQYERAIKRLELLR, from the coding sequence TTGACAACATTAGCGTTAGTCATGATTGTAAAAAATGAAGAGCGGCATCTTAGTCGTTGTCTGCAAAGTGTCAAAGATATTGTCGATGAGATGGTTATTGTCGATACAGGATCTACAGATCGTACAAAGGAAATAGCTTATGCATTTGGTGCGAAAGTATTCGATTTTGAATGGATGAATGATTTTTCCGCTGCTCGGAATTACGCACTTGAGAAATCCACAAGTGATTGGAACTTAGTGTTGGATGCAGACGAATATATTATTAATGACTGTGGAAGCATTATACGTAACTTTATAGAAAAAAATGACAAAGTAATTGGTCGGATTAAAAGGATGGATGAGTTTATTCAAGATGGCGAGAAGAGATATGCACAGTCTTATCTATCTCGATTACTGCCTAAAGGGGTAAAGTATACTGGAAGAATTCACGAACAGGTAGAGTCTGATTTACCGAGGGAGAACTTGGATATAGAAGTGTATCATGACGGATATGTTTATACAGACAAAACGGATCGAAACCTCAAATTGTTGTTGCTAGAATTGGAACGAGATCCTCTTAATGATTATGTTCTGTATCAAGTAGGAAAACAATACAAGTTGCAGCAGCAACTACAACAAGCAGAATTATATTTTGAAAAGAGTTACCATCTTGTCCCATTGAAATCATGGTACCGCCATAGTCTAATCATTGATTATTTATATACAATTATAGGAAATAAATCGTTCGAGAAAGGCTTAAAATTGATTGAAACCGAGCGGGACAGATTTGCTGATTCTCCAGATTTCCATTTCGCATGCGGTTTATTTTATATGGACCTGATTTTTAGCAACGTTAATAAATATGTTCATTTATTTCCGCTCATTGAAAAATCTTTTCTTCGATGTTTAGAAATAGGGGATACCGATAAGTATGACAGTGTGAAAGGGACAGGGAGTTTCCTTGCTTCTTACAATTTAGGAGTATTCCATGAGGTTCTTGGTAATACGGATAAAGCCATTTCATTCTATCAACAAGCAGCCAATGAACAATATGAAAGAGCTATAAAACGCTTAGAACTTTTAAGGTAG
- the rfbD gene encoding dTDP-4-dehydrorhamnose reductase — MSRQKILVTGAKGQLGTEMVKLLEDMEYEVYGYGRAELDITNFEQVKNVIDHIHPNVVIHAAAYTKVDAAESEPDQAFLVNAYGTRNIVVASEHIGAKFVYISTDYVFDGTANAPYNEFAFTNPINVYGKSKLAGEQFVRDLHSKFFIIRTSWVYGKYGNNFVKTMLKLAQEQKEVFVVDDQIGCPTYAVDLASCIFQLIRTGKYGVYHISNSGRCSWYEFAKAIFEEANVNIVVNPCKTKDCPRPAQRPMYSVLDHMALRLNGFKELRHWREALKEFIKVYGVKS; from the coding sequence ATGAGTAGACAAAAAATATTAGTTACTGGTGCGAAAGGGCAACTCGGTACAGAGATGGTCAAATTGTTAGAAGACATGGAATATGAAGTATATGGATATGGACGAGCAGAACTCGATATAACGAATTTTGAGCAAGTGAAAAATGTTATTGACCATATCCATCCTAATGTCGTTATTCACGCTGCTGCTTATACAAAGGTGGATGCAGCAGAGTCCGAACCAGATCAAGCTTTTTTAGTTAATGCATACGGAACAAGAAACATAGTCGTAGCGTCAGAACATATAGGTGCTAAGTTTGTTTATATAAGCACCGATTATGTGTTTGATGGCACCGCAAACGCGCCTTATAACGAGTTTGCTTTTACGAATCCGATAAACGTATATGGAAAAAGTAAACTAGCCGGTGAGCAGTTTGTAAGAGACCTTCACTCTAAATTTTTTATTATTCGAACATCGTGGGTTTATGGAAAATATGGAAATAATTTTGTGAAAACAATGTTAAAGCTTGCACAGGAACAAAAAGAAGTGTTCGTGGTTGATGATCAAATCGGATGTCCAACTTATGCGGTTGATTTAGCTAGCTGTATTTTTCAACTTATTCGGACTGGAAAATATGGAGTCTACCATATTTCTAATTCCGGTCGTTGCTCTTGGTATGAATTTGCAAAAGCCATTTTCGAAGAGGCTAATGTTAATATAGTGGTTAATCCATGTAAAACAAAAGACTGTCCAAGACCTGCTCAACGCCCTATGTATTCTGTATTGGATCATATGGCTCTGCGATTAAATGGCTTTAAGGAATTAAGGCATTGGCGAGAGGCGTTAAAGGAATTTATTAAAGTTTATGGGGTGAAATCTTGA
- the rfbB gene encoding dTDP-glucose 4,6-dehydratase, producing MNLLVTGGAGFIGSNFVRYMLNKYPEYKIVNYDLLTYAGNLENLKDIQESPRYVFVKGDIRNYQLVDYIVKSHHIDVIVNFAAESHVDRSISDPSVFVKTNVLGTQVLLDVAKENNIQKYVQISTDEVYGSLGDTGYFTEETPLAPNSPYSASKASADLLVRAYHETYGLNVNITRCSNNYGPYHFPEKLIPLMITNALEGKELPIYGDGQNIRDWLHVKDHCAAIDLVIHKGKPGEVYNIGGHNERTNNEIVHLIVEKLGVSKSLIKYVSDRPGHDRRYAIDPTKIMTELGWKPQYTFDKGIEETIQWYINNPDWWKRVKSGEYMVYYQKQYGERE from the coding sequence ATGAATCTTTTAGTAACCGGTGGAGCAGGCTTTATCGGTAGTAATTTTGTGCGTTATATGTTGAACAAATATCCTGAATATAAAATCGTTAATTACGACTTATTAACTTATGCTGGTAATTTGGAAAATTTAAAGGATATTCAAGAAAGTCCACGGTATGTCTTTGTTAAAGGAGATATTCGAAACTATCAACTCGTTGATTATATTGTAAAGTCTCATCATATTGATGTGATTGTTAATTTCGCTGCTGAATCGCATGTGGATCGCAGTATTTCTGATCCCAGTGTTTTCGTTAAAACGAACGTATTGGGGACTCAGGTATTGTTAGATGTCGCAAAGGAGAACAATATTCAAAAGTATGTCCAAATTTCTACTGATGAAGTGTATGGCAGTTTAGGAGATACAGGGTATTTTACGGAAGAGACGCCACTTGCTCCAAACAGCCCTTACTCAGCAAGTAAGGCCAGTGCGGATTTACTTGTAAGAGCATATCATGAAACATATGGATTAAATGTGAATATTACGCGTTGCTCTAATAATTATGGACCATATCATTTTCCTGAAAAGCTAATCCCATTAATGATAACAAATGCATTAGAAGGTAAAGAGCTTCCTATTTATGGTGATGGTCAAAATATTCGTGATTGGCTTCATGTTAAAGACCACTGTGCCGCTATTGATTTAGTTATTCATAAAGGCAAACCAGGAGAAGTATATAATATCGGCGGACATAATGAACGGACAAATAACGAAATCGTCCATTTAATTGTTGAAAAACTTGGAGTTTCAAAGTCGTTAATTAAATATGTATCGGATCGCCCAGGACATGATCGTCGCTATGCAATCGATCCTACAAAAATTATGACAGAACTCGGATGGAAACCACAATATACGTTTGACAAGGGAATTGAGGAAACTATTCAATGGTACATCAATAATCCAGATTGGTGGAAACGTGTTAAATCCGGAGAGTACATGGTTTATTATCAAAAGCAATATGGTGAAAGAGAATGA